A region of Micromonospora chokoriensis DNA encodes the following proteins:
- a CDS encoding glycosyltransferase family 2 protein — translation MNTSVIVTTHHLATDWVETALASLSAQTGCPAYEVIVVREDSRRELDGVIAAVCPGLDVSIIRAPDRTPVGAARNMAAEAAAGEVLCFLDGDDAYEPDCVATVSAGFAAAPEYDIVYGNSRRYDRSLRHVLRDIDSSAYHRLYERHHLAPSNPLFHSVFIGHPFAVRASAFKRIEGFDETKPCAELTDFMLKSHVSGAAIGHVDAFLCRYRDSPNGLSKHVALHRERSESLRRWAERALLMEIRSVTWLGRVAPYRHAHYQVTTEDGDLLLPYLDYDRMTLREEVQ, via the coding sequence TTGAACACTAGCGTCATCGTCACCACCCATCACCTCGCCACCGACTGGGTCGAGACGGCACTTGCGAGCTTGTCGGCACAGACGGGCTGCCCGGCGTACGAGGTCATCGTCGTACGGGAGGACAGCCGTCGAGAACTGGACGGTGTGATCGCCGCGGTGTGCCCGGGTCTCGACGTCAGCATCATCAGGGCTCCGGACCGCACACCCGTCGGCGCGGCACGCAACATGGCTGCCGAGGCGGCGGCCGGCGAGGTGCTCTGCTTCCTCGACGGTGACGACGCCTATGAGCCCGACTGTGTGGCCACGGTCTCCGCCGGGTTCGCCGCGGCACCGGAGTACGACATCGTCTACGGCAACTCGCGTCGGTACGACCGATCGTTGCGCCACGTGCTGCGCGACATCGACAGCTCCGCCTACCACCGGCTCTACGAGCGCCATCACCTGGCGCCGTCGAACCCGCTGTTCCACTCGGTGTTCATCGGTCACCCGTTCGCGGTCCGTGCCTCCGCCTTCAAACGGATCGAGGGTTTCGACGAGACGAAGCCGTGCGCGGAGTTGACCGACTTCATGCTCAAGTCCCACGTGTCGGGAGCGGCCATAGGTCACGTCGATGCGTTTCTCTGCCGATACCGCGACAGCCCCAACGGGCTCTCCAAGCACGTCGCCCTGCACCGGGAGCGTTCGGAGTCGCTCCGTCGTTGGGCGGAGCGGGCGTTGCTCATGGAGATCAGGTCTGTCACCTGGCTTGGTCGGGTAGCTCCGTATCGCCACGCCCATTACCAGGTGACGACGGAGGATGGAGACCTCCTGCTCCCGTATCTGGATTACGACCGCATGACGCTACGAGAGGAAGTCCAATGA
- a CDS encoding alpha/beta fold hydrolase — translation MTEERVAAKDGHEVPLVVEEAEGAVGDVILCHGLTADRDEYSGLYVRASAALRAASFNTFRFDYRGHGRSDLPAEQMTIAGETADLSAVMDLAWKRNALPQYLLATSFGAVSAVQRLTSSADHVRGLVLWNPVIDVRSTFVDPGTPWARTAINEASRRELTAGTREHVPLDGFLLGFELVREMEQTDVTEDLRNLRLPVLAAHGTADQLVPYRYTQVALADRPGVRLISLPDAGHGFLDHQSDVLRETVEFLSELARDERGGQ, via the coding sequence ATGACTGAGGAGCGCGTCGCCGCGAAGGACGGGCACGAGGTGCCGCTCGTCGTCGAAGAGGCCGAAGGGGCTGTCGGCGACGTCATTCTCTGTCACGGTCTGACGGCCGACAGGGACGAATACAGCGGCCTTTACGTCCGTGCGTCCGCCGCACTGCGGGCCGCTTCCTTCAACACGTTCCGGTTCGACTATCGAGGCCACGGTCGGAGTGACCTGCCGGCCGAACAGATGACCATCGCCGGTGAGACGGCGGATCTGAGTGCTGTCATGGATCTGGCCTGGAAACGCAACGCGCTGCCGCAGTACCTGCTCGCCACCAGCTTCGGCGCCGTGTCAGCCGTGCAACGCCTCACGTCCAGTGCCGATCACGTGCGAGGGCTTGTGCTGTGGAACCCGGTCATCGACGTCAGGTCGACCTTCGTCGACCCCGGTACGCCGTGGGCCCGGACGGCGATCAACGAGGCGTCGCGGCGGGAGTTGACGGCCGGTACCCGAGAACACGTGCCGCTGGATGGGTTTCTCCTCGGCTTCGAACTGGTGCGGGAGATGGAGCAGACCGACGTCACCGAAGATCTGCGTAACCTTCGGCTTCCCGTGCTTGCCGCACACGGCACCGCCGACCAGCTTGTGCCGTACAGATACACCCAGGTGGCGTTGGCCGACCGGCCGGGGGTGCGTCTGATCAGTCTGCCCGACGCCGGTCACGGCTTCCTCGACCACCAGAGCGACGTCCTGCGGGAGACGGTCGAGTTTCTCAGCGAGTTGGCACGAGACGAGCGAGGCGGGCAGTGA
- a CDS encoding DapH/DapD/GlmU-related protein has protein sequence MTGESVVYPNVELSDDVRVGSWSLLGAAHRRLSVDHKHHDPGIDQLERVTIGSRTVIGHHVTVYEGVVVGNDCFIDDYVRVGSRTTIGSGTMLLYGVKIYDLVEIGSDCRIAGFVPTRVRMGDRVTMMGSIAHKYNRPLDWSRDEPSAVLEDDVIVGIGATIVGGITVGRGSYVAAGAILTKSIPPGSVVLNTNEIMTEVQFEERKRIQAEVVQAPLR, from the coding sequence GTGACCGGTGAAAGCGTCGTCTATCCCAATGTCGAGTTGAGTGACGACGTCCGCGTCGGTAGCTGGAGCCTCCTGGGGGCGGCGCACCGGCGACTCTCGGTCGACCACAAGCACCACGACCCGGGGATCGATCAGCTCGAAAGGGTGACGATCGGAAGCAGGACGGTCATCGGCCATCACGTGACCGTCTACGAAGGTGTCGTCGTGGGGAACGACTGCTTCATCGACGACTACGTACGCGTCGGCAGCCGCACCACGATCGGCTCCGGAACCATGCTGCTGTACGGCGTCAAGATCTATGACCTGGTGGAAATCGGGTCGGACTGTCGCATCGCCGGCTTCGTTCCGACGCGGGTCCGGATGGGCGATCGCGTGACCATGATGGGCTCCATCGCCCACAAGTACAACCGTCCTCTGGACTGGTCGAGAGACGAGCCTTCGGCTGTCCTCGAGGATGACGTGATCGTCGGTATCGGCGCCACCATCGTCGGTGGCATCACCGTGGGGCGCGGATCGTACGTGGCAGCCGGAGCGATCCTGACCAAGTCGATTCCGCCCGGCTCGGTGGTCCTCAACACCAACGAGATCATGACCGAGGTGCAGTTTGAGGAGCGCAAGCGCATTCAGGCGGAAGTCGTCCAAGCGCCGCTGCGGTAG
- a CDS encoding DUF305 domain-containing protein, with the protein MRRSAAATALVAVLLVAGCGAGQPPRDPTSTAATEPPAVDLAPTRPPTVAPAPRGTPGSFSPTDIAWLQLTVAMAERLLPVLELVPARTTDPAWRRLVAQVEATERADLDRARRLLAVAGGPTTNPHEGHDMPGMVTAEQVTALRAATGSPFHRLLAGHLRAHLTQAARIAGAEQHAGAHPATTAMAGAVVRDGNAHLARLDRLDPG; encoded by the coding sequence ATGCGCCGATCAGCAGCAGCCACAGCGCTCGTCGCCGTCCTGCTCGTCGCCGGCTGCGGTGCCGGGCAGCCACCACGCGACCCGACCAGCACCGCCGCGACCGAACCGCCGGCGGTCGACCTGGCACCGACCCGGCCACCGACGGTCGCGCCGGCACCGAGGGGTACGCCGGGGTCGTTCAGCCCCACCGACATCGCCTGGCTCCAGTTGACGGTGGCGATGGCCGAACGCCTGCTGCCCGTACTCGAACTCGTGCCGGCGCGGACCACGGACCCGGCCTGGCGACGTCTGGTCGCCCAGGTCGAGGCCACCGAGCGCGCCGACCTGGACCGGGCCCGGCGGCTGCTGGCGGTCGCCGGCGGGCCGACGACCAATCCGCACGAGGGTCACGACATGCCGGGCATGGTCACCGCCGAGCAGGTGACCGCGCTACGGGCGGCCACCGGGTCGCCGTTCCACCGGCTGCTCGCCGGGCACCTACGTGCGCACCTCACACAGGCGGCTCGGATCGCCGGCGCGGAACAGCACGCCGGTGCCCATCCGGCGACCACGGCGATGGCCGGGGCGGTGGTCCGGGACGGCAACGCCCACCTCGCACGGCTCGACCGGCTCGACCCCGGCTGA
- a CDS encoding DUF1996 domain-containing protein — MDRAAPLSGTHRRLRIVTAIGALLVLLGTYLVSATDQADATPSRADRADAASARADRADAAPDRAGGDFGTNVIRVAEFPADCTYSHRLPDDPIIFPGLPGASHMHSFFGSTVTNARTTLPDLVNSPTTCNPRVDVSSYWVPTLYRDNVPVEPAIATFYYLGEGVRSDVVANTQPFPLGLRLVAGNAKASGPNDSIARWSCLHAGHVPPSKDFVNCPSGTMLESYLDFPQCWNGRDLDSPDHKSHLAYPVNQACPSTHPVHVPKLRQVLRYPVTGDPSRFRLASGPGYTMHGDFFNAWPVAEMARRVQDCIRPVIKCGHDGRPI; from the coding sequence GACTGCGCATCGTCACGGCTATCGGCGCCCTGCTGGTGCTACTCGGCACGTACCTGGTGTCCGCCACCGACCAGGCCGACGCCACGCCGAGCAGAGCCGACCGGGCCGACGCCGCCTCGGCCAGAGCCGACCGGGCCGACGCCGCACCCGACCGGGCCGGTGGCGACTTCGGCACCAACGTCATCCGGGTCGCCGAGTTCCCCGCCGACTGCACCTACAGTCACCGACTGCCGGACGATCCGATCATCTTCCCCGGGCTGCCCGGGGCCTCGCACATGCACAGCTTCTTCGGCAGTACGGTGACGAACGCCCGCACCACGCTCCCCGACCTGGTCAACTCCCCCACCACGTGCAACCCGCGGGTGGACGTCTCGTCCTACTGGGTGCCGACGCTGTACCGGGACAATGTGCCGGTGGAGCCGGCGATCGCCACGTTCTACTACCTGGGTGAGGGCGTACGCTCCGACGTCGTCGCGAACACCCAGCCGTTCCCCCTCGGCCTGCGGCTGGTCGCCGGCAACGCGAAGGCCAGCGGGCCGAACGACAGCATCGCCCGTTGGTCGTGCCTGCACGCCGGTCACGTGCCGCCGTCGAAGGACTTCGTGAACTGCCCGTCCGGCACGATGCTGGAGTCGTACCTGGACTTCCCGCAGTGTTGGAACGGCCGGGACCTGGACTCGCCGGACCACAAGAGCCACCTCGCGTACCCGGTCAACCAGGCCTGCCCGAGCACCCACCCGGTGCACGTGCCGAAGTTGCGGCAGGTCCTGCGGTATCCGGTCACCGGCGACCCGTCGCGGTTCCGGCTGGCGTCCGGGCCGGGCTACACGATGCACGGCGACTTCTTCAACGCCTGGCCGGTGGCGGAGATGGCCCGCCGGGTGCAGGACTGCATCCGCCCCGTCATCAAGTGCGGTCACGACGGCCGACCGATCTGA